A portion of the Lolium rigidum isolate FL_2022 chromosome 1, APGP_CSIRO_Lrig_0.1, whole genome shotgun sequence genome contains these proteins:
- the LOC124699304 gene encoding uncharacterized protein LOC124699304 isoform X1 → MTLSRSGLAFEEARENRACQEGAMASLTSHLDWYVATDPRLHLDCCEKLGSSSSVVQKFDTRLRSAKNQGATDVEVSDPPRTKTSQETSVDAVMTKEVAAW, encoded by the exons ATGACACTCAGCAGGAGTGGTTTGGCCTTTGAGGAAG CAAGGGAGAATAGAGCTTGCCAGGAGGGAGCCATGGCCTCCCTCACCTCACACCTGGACTGGTATGTCGCCACCGACCCGCGACTCCACCTGGACTG TTGTGAGAAGTTAGGGAGTAGTAGCAGTGTTGTCCAAAAATTTGACACAAGGTTGAGGTCTGCAAAGAACCAAGGCGCCACTGACGTTGAGGTCTCCGATCCCCCAAGAACCAAGACGAGCCAGGAGACAAG TGTTGATGCTGTGATGACTAAGGAGGTTGCTGCCTGGTAA
- the LOC124699304 gene encoding uncharacterized protein LOC124699304 isoform X2 produces the protein MTLSRSGLAFEEARENRACQEGAMASLTSHLDWYVATDPRLHLDWLRSAKNQGATDVEVSDPPRTKTSQETSVDAVMTKEVAAW, from the exons ATGACACTCAGCAGGAGTGGTTTGGCCTTTGAGGAAG CAAGGGAGAATAGAGCTTGCCAGGAGGGAGCCATGGCCTCCCTCACCTCACACCTGGACTGGTATGTCGCCACCGACCCGCGACTCCACCTGGACTG GTTGAGGTCTGCAAAGAACCAAGGCGCCACTGACGTTGAGGTCTCCGATCCCCCAAGAACCAAGACGAGCCAGGAGACAAG TGTTGATGCTGTGATGACTAAGGAGGTTGCTGCCTGGTAA